In the genome of Polaribacter atrinae, one region contains:
- a CDS encoding GIY-YIG nuclease family protein → MKRKFVYVIRIINTKFYKIGISNNVESRLKELNTATPFEMKIIFKKYFKDFHLIENYVQNTFINKHIRGEWFELSIYDVNSIKTFLENLESRNEISAEIKKRLVSTKKHQKNNLKSSIIFKGVELRPKSLNINQSWEIVYYAKEKKQDEFKRFRVKGGINRIKNKTERLIFADELKHHLIRILESGYNPFENNGKAVTIYSP, encoded by the coding sequence ATGAAAAGAAAGTTTGTCTACGTAATAAGAATTATAAATACAAAATTTTATAAAATTGGAATATCTAATAATGTAGAAAGTAGGTTGAAAGAATTGAACACAGCTACTCCTTTTGAAATGAAAATTATTTTTAAGAAATATTTTAAAGATTTTCATTTAATTGAAAATTATGTTCAAAATACTTTTATAAACAAACATATAAGAGGAGAATGGTTTGAACTATCTATTTATGATGTAAATTCAATAAAAACGTTTTTGGAAAATCTCGAAAGCAGAAATGAAATTAGTGCGGAAATAAAAAAGAGACTGGTATCAACAAAAAAACATCAGAAAAATAATTTAAAATCTTCAATAATATTTAAAGGAGTTGAATTAAGACCAAAATCACTTAACATAAATCAAAGTTGGGAAATAGTTTATTACGCAAAGGAAAAAAAACAAGATGAATTCAAACGATTTAGAGTTAAAGGTGGAATAAATAGAATTAAGAATAAAACTGAACGACTGATTTTCGCTGATGAATTGAAACACCATCTAATTAGAATTCTTGAATCTGGATATAACCCTTTTGAAAATAACGGAAAAGCAGTAACAATTTATTCACCATAA
- a CDS encoding YoaP domain-containing protein, with amino-acid sequence MEILKLTDKNIQDEHICCAISDKKCQNGYEKKKEWLKKEFKNGYNFQKVDVRGKVFIEYVPIENSWLPLIGKNFMVINCFWVSGQFKGKGNGKKLLEQCLADSKGMDGIIAVSSDKKRPFMTDPKFLEHQGFEIIDEAKPYFKLWGLKTNPNAEFPKFMESAKSGNCRNNNGITAYYSNTCPFTEFYTNELLREYVKKKNIPLEINHIKSQEDGRKMPIPWIINSVFYKGELVSLEMKVERHLDKLIG; translated from the coding sequence ATGGAAATTCTAAAACTTACAGATAAGAATATTCAAGACGAGCATATTTGTTGTGCAATAAGCGACAAAAAATGCCAAAACGGATATGAAAAGAAAAAAGAGTGGCTGAAAAAAGAATTTAAAAATGGCTACAATTTTCAAAAAGTTGACGTTCGAGGAAAAGTATTTATTGAATATGTACCGATTGAAAATTCTTGGCTTCCATTAATCGGAAAAAATTTTATGGTCATTAATTGTTTTTGGGTTTCTGGACAATTCAAAGGAAAAGGAAACGGAAAAAAATTATTGGAACAATGTTTAGCCGACTCAAAAGGAATGGACGGAATTATTGCAGTTTCGAGCGATAAAAAAAGACCTTTTATGACTGACCCGAAATTTCTCGAACATCAAGGATTTGAAATTATTGACGAGGCGAAACCTTATTTTAAACTTTGGGGACTAAAAACAAATCCTAACGCTGAATTTCCGAAATTTATGGAAAGTGCAAAATCTGGGAATTGTAGGAATAACAACGGAATTACAGCATACTATTCGAATACTTGTCCATTTACTGAATTTTACACAAATGAATTATTAAGAGAATACGTAAAAAAGAAAAATATTCCTTTAGAAATTAATCACATTAAATCTCAAGAAGATGGTCGAAAAATGCCAATTCCGTGGATTATAAATAGTGTTTTTTACAAAGGAGAGTTAGTGAGTTTAGAAATGAAAGTAGAAAGACATTTAGACAAACTAATTGGATAA
- a CDS encoding helix-turn-helix transcriptional regulator — protein sequence MNRIKEVLKNKGISQTWLADQTDKSYTTINEYARNKRQPSLEDLYKIAEILNVQVSELLIERNDQ from the coding sequence ATGAACCGAATAAAAGAAGTTCTAAAAAATAAAGGAATATCTCAAACTTGGCTTGCAGACCAAACTGATAAAAGTTATACGACTATCAACGAGTACGCAAGAAACAAAAGACAGCCGAGTTTGGAAGACTTATACAAAATAGCAGAAATACTAAATGTACAGGTCAGCGAATTACTAATTGAAAGAAACGACCAATAA
- a CDS encoding DNA methyltransferase: MKLYEALEKQLKKEINFVSDNGELKKWVVINKAQNYDVDLIAILLEDKELKEKFFLDIKGTLVFNQNLFVQFLEQKNYLNDSYTQYKNKVGLTIDGKYLKQRNEVALVWPFKDCILEGGQSREEDKREEIFFNETLAQDEITQLLEPKVLTNAKTYDKDGEHEFKGFTRDAELNKKRGLTEDTITDNLIIKGNNLLALHSLKKEFAGKVKLIYIDPPYNTGGDSFGYNDKFNHSSWLTFMKNRLIIARELLSDEGVIFVSLDDNEAHYCKILMDEIFKRENFIADICHKSRGSISNDKIISPNHNHILLFAKNERKVFAKKSLFGIKKNLDGFDKTDKNGDYKLVPVDGPGGASKGNPFYEFEGIEGYWRFSKERMQRMFNEGLVVKTATGLQQKYYKEKAAKSRQTVTTWWEEKFLTSSATTKLKKLMGADVFKNPKNTDLLKRIVELWATDNDIILDYHAGSGTTAHAVLELNKEDGLNRKFIMIEQMDYIESVTNQRVQKVIEQNKQGSFTYIELKKHNQTFIDQIEEAKNSKTLLDIWEQMKAKSFLDYNVDIQKQDEHIADFKKLELAQQKKHLIELLDKNQLYVNLSSINDKDFDCSKAEKKVTEDFYQLKKD, translated from the coding sequence ATGAAACTATACGAAGCGTTAGAAAAGCAACTTAAAAAGGAAATCAACTTTGTTTCCGACAACGGAGAATTAAAAAAATGGGTCGTAATTAATAAAGCACAAAATTATGATGTTGACTTAATTGCCATTTTACTGGAGGACAAAGAACTAAAAGAGAAATTCTTTTTAGACATAAAAGGCACTTTGGTTTTTAATCAAAATTTATTTGTTCAGTTTCTGGAACAGAAAAACTACCTAAACGACAGTTATACACAATACAAAAACAAAGTTGGATTAACAATTGACGGAAAATACCTAAAACAACGCAACGAAGTTGCGTTAGTTTGGCCATTTAAAGATTGTATTTTGGAAGGTGGACAAAGTCGTGAGGAAGATAAACGAGAAGAAATTTTCTTTAACGAAACCTTGGCACAAGACGAAATCACTCAACTTTTAGAACCTAAAGTGTTGACAAACGCTAAAACCTACGATAAAGATGGCGAACACGAATTTAAAGGCTTTACAAGAGATGCTGAACTAAACAAAAAAAGAGGTTTAACAGAAGATACCATTACAGATAACCTAATAATTAAGGGAAATAATCTTTTAGCTTTACACTCTCTGAAAAAAGAATTTGCTGGAAAAGTAAAACTGATATATATCGACCCACCATATAATACAGGTGGTGATAGTTTCGGGTATAATGATAAGTTTAATCATTCTTCTTGGTTAACATTTATGAAAAACCGTTTAATCATTGCTCGTGAATTATTGAGTGATGAAGGAGTTATTTTTGTAAGTCTTGATGATAATGAAGCTCACTATTGTAAGATTCTTATGGATGAAATTTTTAAAAGAGAAAACTTCATTGCAGATATTTGCCATAAATCAAGAGGCTCAATTTCAAATGATAAAATAATATCGCCAAACCATAACCATATACTTTTATTCGCAAAAAATGAGAGAAAAGTCTTTGCAAAAAAGTCTCTTTTTGGTATAAAAAAGAATTTAGATGGTTTTGATAAAACTGATAAAAATGGAGATTATAAATTAGTACCAGTTGATGGACCTGGAGGAGCATCAAAAGGCAATCCTTTTTATGAATTTGAAGGAATAGAAGGTTATTGGCGATTCTCGAAAGAGAGAATGCAAAGAATGTTTAATGAAGGCCTTGTTGTTAAAACAGCAACTGGTTTACAACAAAAATATTACAAAGAAAAAGCAGCCAAATCAAGACAAACTGTAACAACTTGGTGGGAAGAAAAATTCTTAACATCAAGCGCAACTACTAAACTTAAAAAATTAATGGGTGCAGATGTCTTTAAAAATCCAAAAAATACTGATTTACTTAAAAGAATTGTAGAATTATGGGCTACCGATAATGATATTATACTTGATTATCACGCAGGAAGTGGTACGACAGCACACGCTGTATTAGAGTTGAATAAAGAAGATGGTTTGAATCGAAAATTTATTATGATTGAACAAATGGACTATATTGAAAGTGTAACAAATCAAAGAGTTCAAAAAGTTATCGAGCAAAATAAACAGGGTTCATTTACTTACATAGAACTCAAAAAGCACAATCAAACATTTATAGACCAAATAGAAGAAGCCAAAAACAGTAAGACATTATTGGATATTTGGGAGCAAATGAAAGCTAAATCTTTCCTTGATTACAATGTAGATATACAAAAACAAGATGAACATATTGCCGATTTTAAAAAATTGGAATTGGCACAACAAAAAAAGCATTTAATAGAACTGTTAGATAAAAACCAATTATATGTAAATCTCTCATCAATTAATGATAAAGATTTCGATTGTTCAAAAGCAGAGAAAAAAGTTACAGAAGATTTTTACCAACTTAAAAAAGATTAA
- a CDS encoding DEAD/DEAH box helicase family protein translates to MAYLYDTLIKEFGKREVARTEVPNYITDNIKYDIRPYQEESFKRFMLCYNEDFDAKPNKPFHLLYNMATGSGKTLVMAGLMLYLYEKGYRNFLFFVNSNNIITKTKDNFLNPQASKYLFSEKIVIDNKEILIKDVDNFEEADNENININFTTIQQLHIDLNNTKENSVTYEDFKDKKIALIADEAHHLSSGTKSGKLFGSWEGTVEEILKQNYDNILLEFTATLDYETQSIVEKYQDKVIQKYDLAQFRIDKYSKEINLIRSLYDEQERIIQALILNLYRQEIATSININLKPVILFKAKRTIKESEENKENFHNLIDDFSAKMVENIKKTSTIGIVQKAFDFFAKINLSSNDIAKRIKSIFKEENCISANNDKEAELNQIKLNTLEDENNPIRAVFAVQKLNEGWDVLNLFDIVRLYEGQNTGGTNTTIGKTTLSEAQLIGRGARYFPFKLEEGQDLYKRKYDEDLSNDLKVLEELYYHTKEDNRYISELKKALVESGIYEDEDKSIQLSLFLKPEFKKTDFYKTGKVIFNKKIEKSYDNVKSFSDLGVSKRNISFTLSSGMGKKSSVFFEMENPKSNDEVIKERDVKISDISKHIIRYALTQNPFYYFENLERYFPNTKSLSNFIDSKEYLGGLEITLRGTKTRLDEISNFDYLLAVQKLLQTIESEIKSNLTEYEGSEYINKNVHEVFKDKEIKVYKDSERADGQFDVVSEPEWYVYNANYGTSEEKEFVKMFARRFEQLENNFENIYLIRNEREIKIIDKLGRAFEPDFVLFCKQKAGKELTYQVFIEPKGNHLKAHDKWKEDFLKEIREDKKTIEIDSDNYLITGVPFYNNENENEFKETLENTLNNANA, encoded by the coding sequence ATGGCATATTTATATGATACATTAATCAAAGAATTTGGTAAAAGAGAAGTTGCAAGAACGGAAGTACCAAATTACATTACGGATAATATCAAATACGATATAAGACCTTATCAAGAAGAATCTTTTAAGCGCTTTATGCTTTGTTACAACGAAGATTTTGATGCAAAACCAAATAAGCCTTTTCACCTACTCTACAATATGGCAACTGGTAGCGGAAAAACGTTAGTTATGGCTGGTTTAATGCTATATCTTTATGAAAAAGGCTATCGGAATTTTTTGTTTTTTGTGAATAGCAACAATATTATTACAAAAACAAAAGACAACTTTTTAAATCCTCAAGCATCAAAATACTTATTTAGTGAGAAAATAGTAATAGACAATAAGGAAATTTTAATAAAAGACGTTGACAATTTTGAGGAAGCTGATAATGAAAACATAAATATCAATTTTACAACCATACAACAATTACATATTGACTTAAATAACACAAAGGAAAATAGTGTTACTTATGAAGATTTTAAAGACAAAAAAATTGCTTTAATTGCTGACGAAGCTCATCATTTAAGTTCTGGAACAAAAAGCGGAAAACTATTTGGAAGTTGGGAAGGAACTGTTGAGGAAATACTAAAACAGAATTACGATAATATTCTGTTAGAGTTTACAGCAACTTTAGACTATGAAACCCAATCAATCGTAGAAAAGTATCAAGATAAAGTTATCCAAAAATACGATTTAGCACAGTTTAGAATTGATAAGTATTCTAAAGAAATAAATTTAATTAGGTCGTTATATGATGAACAAGAACGGATTATTCAAGCCTTAATTTTAAACTTGTATCGTCAAGAAATAGCTACTTCGATCAATATTAACTTAAAGCCTGTAATTCTCTTTAAGGCAAAAAGAACGATTAAGGAATCAGAAGAAAATAAAGAAAACTTCCACAATCTTATTGATGATTTTTCTGCTAAAATGGTAGAAAACATTAAAAAGACTTCGACTATTGGTATTGTTCAAAAAGCATTTGACTTTTTTGCGAAAATCAATTTGTCAAGTAATGACATCGCAAAACGAATCAAGTCAATCTTCAAAGAAGAAAATTGCATAAGTGCAAATAATGATAAAGAAGCTGAACTAAACCAAATAAAACTAAACACTCTGGAAGATGAAAACAACCCAATTAGAGCAGTTTTTGCAGTTCAAAAATTAAATGAAGGTTGGGACGTTTTAAACTTATTTGACATTGTAAGATTATACGAAGGTCAAAATACAGGTGGAACTAATACAACAATCGGAAAAACAACGCTTTCAGAAGCCCAATTAATTGGTAGAGGAGCAAGATATTTTCCGTTTAAATTAGAAGAAGGACAAGACCTTTACAAACGTAAATATGATGAAGATTTATCTAACGATTTAAAAGTTTTAGAAGAACTTTATTACCATACAAAAGAGGACAATCGTTACATTTCAGAATTGAAAAAAGCCTTGGTAGAATCTGGGATTTATGAAGATGAAGATAAATCAATACAACTTAGTTTATTTCTAAAGCCAGAATTCAAGAAGACTGATTTCTATAAAACTGGCAAAGTTATTTTTAATAAGAAAATTGAGAAAAGCTACGATAATGTAAAATCGTTTTCGGATTTAGGCGTTTCAAAAAGGAATATAAGTTTTACGCTATCTTCTGGAATGGGTAAAAAAAGTAGTGTATTCTTTGAAATGGAAAACCCTAAATCTAATGACGAAGTAATTAAAGAACGAGACGTAAAAATTTCTGATATTTCAAAGCATATTATTCGCTACGCATTAACTCAAAATCCCTTTTACTATTTTGAAAATTTAGAAAGGTATTTCCCAAATACAAAATCCTTATCAAATTTTATTGACAGTAAAGAATATTTAGGAGGTTTAGAGATAACATTAAGAGGAACAAAAACAAGACTTGACGAAATTTCTAATTTCGACTATTTGTTAGCAGTTCAAAAGTTATTGCAAACCATCGAATCTGAAATAAAATCGAACTTAACAGAATATGAAGGCTCTGAATACATCAACAAAAATGTTCACGAAGTCTTTAAAGACAAGGAAATTAAAGTTTACAAAGACAGCGAAAGAGCTGATGGACAATTTGACGTAGTAAGCGAACCAGAATGGTATGTTTATAACGCCAATTACGGAACAAGTGAAGAAAAAGAATTTGTGAAAATGTTTGCAAGAAGATTTGAGCAATTGGAAAATAATTTTGAAAATATTTACTTAATCAGAAATGAAAGAGAAATTAAAATCATTGATAAATTAGGTAGAGCATTTGAACCAGATTTCGTGCTATTCTGCAAACAAAAAGCTGGAAAAGAATTGACTTATCAAGTTTTCATTGAACCGAAAGGAAATCATTTGAAAGCACACGATAAATGGAAAGAGGACTTTTTAAAAGAAATTAGAGAGGACAAAAAAACCATTGAAATCGATTCTGATAATTATTTAATAACTGGAGTTCCTTTTTACAATAACGAAAACGAAAATGAATTTAAGGAAACATTGGAAAACACTCTGAACAATGCCAACGCATAA
- a CDS encoding DUF3024 domain-containing protein, giving the protein MKNTTIDINDSTIKKYVESLRPENLEIRKQVDIGYSYDGKIVILFEIRPEWDNPKKMQQIEFAKIRHYKSRKEWNLYWMRASGKWELYEPLPKSTHLAKIIEIIKEDKHDCFYG; this is encoded by the coding sequence ATGAAAAATACGACAATTGACATAAACGATTCTACTATTAAAAAATATGTGGAATCATTACGACCTGAAAATCTTGAAATTCGTAAACAAGTCGATATTGGATATTCATATGACGGAAAAATTGTAATACTATTTGAAATTAGACCTGAATGGGATAATCCAAAAAAGATGCAACAAATTGAATTTGCAAAAATTCGACATTACAAATCAAGAAAAGAATGGAATTTATATTGGATGCGAGCAAGTGGAAAATGGGAACTTTACGAACCATTACCTAAATCAACGCATTTAGCGAAAATCATCGAAATCATAAAAGAAGATAAACACGATTGCTTTTATGGATAA
- a CDS encoding UPF0158 family protein, which produces MDKSKKSIVREIAQELDCGNECYYNFKTSEILAIPNLSQIFDEEEFKESFKESLKKLKKYKADFIKIEILESFESFKIMERFVEQVTDAKLQVELENILANKKPFQNFKQKIDHSNFRQSWFEFKQIELERIVENQLK; this is translated from the coding sequence ATGGATAAATCAAAAAAAAGTATAGTTAGAGAAATTGCGCAAGAATTAGATTGCGGAAATGAATGCTATTATAATTTTAAAACCAGCGAAATATTAGCAATTCCGAATTTATCACAAATATTCGACGAGGAAGAATTTAAAGAGTCTTTTAAAGAAAGTTTAAAAAAATTAAAGAAGTATAAAGCTGATTTTATCAAAATCGAAATTTTGGAAAGTTTTGAATCCTTTAAAATTATGGAGAGATTTGTTGAGCAAGTAACAGATGCAAAACTTCAAGTGGAATTAGAGAATATTTTAGCAAACAAAAAACCTTTCCAGAATTTTAAGCAAAAAATTGACCATTCAAATTTTAGACAAAGTTGGTTTGAATTTAAGCAAATTGAGTTGGAAAGAATAGTAGAAAATCAATTGAAATGA
- a CDS encoding Dam family site-specific DNA-(adenine-N6)-methyltransferase encodes MQLTLDSKFATYTPPKSQLLKWVGNKQRFASEIARFFPTDFNTFYEPFLGSGAVMATVAPNIGVGSDAFLPLIEIWQQLKSDPNGLIDWYAESRNKLNGENKKEVYESVKASFNANHNGKDFLFLTRSCYGGIVRFRKSDGYMSTPCGPHTPISVDSFAKRVQNWKGRMKNVNFIHADYKEVFELAKEGDLIYCDPPYSHSQGILYGAQSFQLEDLFSEIEKAKNKGVRVALSIDGSKKSGNYLCDLPIPENVFEEEIFVSVGRSMLRRFQMEGQTLEQELVSDRLLLNYSV; translated from the coding sequence ATGCAGTTGACACTCGATAGCAAATTTGCTACTTACACACCGCCTAAAAGTCAATTATTGAAATGGGTTGGCAATAAACAAAGATTTGCATCTGAAATTGCAAGATTTTTTCCAACTGATTTTAATACTTTTTATGAGCCTTTTCTTGGTAGTGGTGCTGTAATGGCAACAGTTGCTCCAAATATTGGTGTTGGTTCTGATGCATTTTTGCCATTAATTGAAATTTGGCAACAATTAAAGTCCGATCCAAACGGATTAATTGATTGGTATGCAGAGAGTAGAAACAAATTAAATGGTGAGAATAAAAAGGAAGTTTATGAAAGTGTAAAAGCATCTTTTAATGCAAATCACAATGGTAAAGATTTTTTGTTTTTAACAAGATCTTGTTATGGTGGAATCGTTCGCTTTAGAAAAAGTGATGGTTATATGAGTACACCTTGTGGACCTCATACACCTATTTCAGTTGACAGTTTTGCGAAAAGAGTTCAGAATTGGAAAGGACGAATGAAAAATGTAAATTTTATTCACGCAGATTATAAAGAAGTTTTTGAACTAGCCAAAGAAGGTGATTTAATTTATTGCGATCCACCATACAGTCATAGTCAAGGAATTCTTTATGGTGCTCAATCTTTCCAATTAGAAGATTTGTTTTCAGAAATTGAAAAAGCAAAAAATAAAGGTGTTCGAGTTGCATTAAGTATTGACGGAAGTAAAAAATCAGGAAATTATCTTTGCGATTTACCAATTCCAGAAAATGTTTTTGAGGAAGAAATTTTCGTTAGTGTTGGACGTTCAATGTTGAGAAGATTCCAAATGGAAGGTCAAACTTTAGAACAAGAATTAGTCTCGGATAGACTGCTTTTGAATTATTCCGTATAA
- a CDS encoding helix-turn-helix domain-containing protein, giving the protein MNKKTLKKGQIALTKTLYSLRMGAGLKQTDLANLLDVPQSFVSKIETGERGLDLVELKIVVEAMGATLAEFVIEFEKNVNESK; this is encoded by the coding sequence GTGAATAAAAAAACACTCAAAAAAGGACAAATTGCACTTACAAAGACTTTATACAGTCTACGTATGGGAGCTGGCTTAAAACAAACTGATTTAGCTAATCTTTTAGATGTTCCACAATCTTTTGTAAGTAAGATTGAAACTGGAGAGAGAGGATTAGATTTAGTAGAATTAAAAATAGTTGTTGAGGCTATGGGAGCAACTTTAGCTGAATTTGTTATTGAATTTGAAAAAAACGTAAATGAAAGCAAATAA
- a CDS encoding DUF7687 domain-containing protein — translation MKANNKFENLDLEFWANIKLLNQRLGYTIRKTKKNPEGGFVVPSVEDIKRVFSEEGLSTKRLIEKDNLTDFGKLVVEYMEFRGDILTNIVQPNLMNKDQAKKLFYEMKKANKPKCPLPMNKQKDEKRDHSFLTGLVNMIVEKNKGELECDYDPKELTAITKDGFPIRTLSRRVDGAFPSVIDPKAIWEIKEYYYTTTFGSRVADGVYETQLDGWELWETKENTGIEVKHYLFVDDHFTWWIKGRSYLCRLIDTIHMGLVTEVIFGKEVVTRLPEIVKSWAIDE, via the coding sequence ATGAAAGCAAATAATAAATTTGAAAACCTTGATTTGGAGTTTTGGGCTAATATTAAGTTACTTAATCAAAGATTAGGTTATACAATAAGAAAAACTAAAAAAAATCCAGAAGGAGGTTTTGTTGTACCAAGTGTTGAAGACATCAAAAGAGTTTTTTCAGAAGAAGGTTTGTCAACCAAAAGACTAATCGAAAAAGATAACCTAACCGATTTTGGTAAGTTGGTAGTTGAGTATATGGAATTTAGAGGAGACATTTTGACTAACATTGTTCAGCCAAATCTTATGAATAAAGACCAAGCCAAAAAACTGTTCTACGAAATGAAAAAAGCAAACAAACCAAAGTGTCCGCTTCCAATGAACAAACAAAAGGACGAAAAAAGAGATCACTCTTTTTTAACAGGTTTGGTTAATATGATTGTCGAAAAAAACAAGGGCGAGTTAGAGTGTGATTACGATCCAAAAGAACTGACTGCAATAACCAAAGATGGATTTCCAATAAGAACTTTATCTCGTAGAGTAGATGGTGCGTTTCCATCTGTTATCGATCCAAAAGCAATTTGGGAAATTAAAGAATATTACTATACAACTACATTTGGTAGTCGAGTTGCTGACGGAGTTTATGAAACTCAATTAGATGGCTGGGAATTATGGGAAACTAAAGAGAATACAGGAATTGAAGTAAAACACTACCTATTCGTTGATGACCATTTTACTTGGTGGATAAAAGGTCGTTCTTATCTTTGTCGTTTAATTGATACAATACATATGGGATTAGTAACAGAAGTGATTTTCGGAAAAGAAGTTGTGACAAGATTACCCGAAATAGTTAAGTCTTGGGCTATCGATGAATAA
- a CDS encoding phospholipase D-like domain-containing protein: protein MKTTFLGNGLDSGKKNNVGKQLAKSFESKDYKKFYGFVAFATLSGFKPFMSELEIAKSNYEEIKLFIGIDHKITSEEALEFLLKENIETYIYYDEDNHRKIYHPKLFLFEGNNTSRIIIGSSNLTHQALYSNVEASIQLDLELDDLNTLTEIKDYYSSLLDLSSPNLKLLSNEYLELLKKQGLLSNGDNDEEDNDDDDHRTKKKYEYDKKFTESDKEKFNTILERYLLYKQTKRPDGIVSKHAKDRELFRWYQKMHALYNQDNNSLPFVYFERLLEADFPFDGIGRKRKQLLKWKEDFQKVLEYKNKVDPDKKYTYVPQFKNKSNEYYEVGLWCAQQKQRRKGNKNYGMEWSQFEEDKMNSINFVWDVSTLGFRTTEDKWSDTYVELENYYSNKKNYKTVPSQKTYIGHWLSDQMSFKTRQDRENRNDLLSIEKEKMLGKLLNENGVEWEWRKQKERESIQSKIKSWQFVEKLKNEGKIKEFREQNPKVLKKYRDDVAQLRSHTKRWNNEKNKWKYELVDKVGFPYKKE, encoded by the coding sequence ATGAAAACAACTTTCCTCGGAAACGGACTCGATTCAGGTAAAAAAAATAATGTCGGAAAACAACTTGCTAAATCTTTTGAAAGTAAAGATTATAAGAAATTTTATGGTTTTGTTGCTTTCGCAACTCTTTCAGGATTTAAACCTTTTATGTCAGAGCTTGAAATAGCAAAATCAAATTACGAAGAAATCAAATTATTTATTGGTATTGACCATAAAATTACTAGCGAAGAAGCACTTGAGTTTTTATTAAAAGAAAATATAGAAACTTATATTTATTACGATGAAGATAATCATCGAAAAATTTATCACCCAAAATTATTCTTGTTTGAAGGTAACAATACTTCCAGAATAATCATAGGTTCCTCAAACCTTACTCATCAAGCACTTTATTCCAATGTAGAAGCATCAATCCAATTAGACCTTGAATTAGATGACTTAAATACACTTACAGAAATTAAAGACTATTATTCAAGTCTTTTAGACCTTTCTTCACCTAACTTAAAATTACTTTCAAACGAGTATTTAGAACTTTTAAAAAAACAAGGTCTACTATCTAATGGAGATAATGATGAAGAAGACAATGACGATGATGACCACAGAACTAAAAAGAAATATGAATATGACAAAAAGTTTACTGAAAGTGATAAAGAAAAATTTAATACAATATTAGAGAGGTATCTTTTATATAAACAAACCAAAAGACCTGATGGAATAGTAAGTAAACACGCAAAGGACAGGGAATTATTTAGGTGGTATCAAAAAATGCACGCTTTATACAATCAAGATAATAATTCTCTACCTTTTGTTTATTTCGAAAGATTACTAGAAGCTGATTTTCCTTTTGATGGTATAGGTCGCAAAAGAAAACAATTACTTAAATGGAAAGAAGATTTTCAAAAAGTTCTTGAATATAAAAACAAAGTTGACCCAGATAAAAAATACACATATGTTCCTCAATTTAAGAATAAATCGAATGAATATTATGAAGTAGGTTTATGGTGTGCTCAACAAAAACAAAGAAGAAAAGGAAACAAGAATTATGGAATGGAATGGAGTCAATTTGAGGAAGATAAAATGAATTCTATAAATTTTGTTTGGGATGTTTCTACTTTAGGTTTCAGAACAACAGAAGATAAATGGTCAGATACTTATGTAGAATTAGAAAATTATTACTCAAACAAAAAAAACTACAAAACAGTTCCTTCTCAAAAAACATACATTGGTCATTGGTTAAGTGACCAAATGTCATTTAAAACAAGACAAGACAGAGAAAACAGAAATGATTTATTGAGCATTGAAAAAGAAAAAATGTTAGGAAAACTTCTTAATGAAAATGGTGTAGAATGGGAATGGAGAAAACAAAAAGAAAGAGAAAGTATTCAAAGTAAAATTAAAAGTTGGCAATTTGTAGAAAAACTAAAAAACGAAGGAAAAATAAAAGAGTTTAGAGAGCAAAATCCAAAAGTCTTAAAAAAATACAGAGATGATGTAGCTCAATTAAGAAGCCATACAAAAAGGTGGAATAATGAAAAAAATAAATGGAAATATGAACTTGTTGACAAAGTAGGATTTCCATATAAGAAAGAATAA